The window AGAGAGTTGAAGGCTCGATACGTAAACAAGCCGTTGTCGCAAGGGGCTGCCGCCTCCTCGTGTGAGACCGGCGCCCCCGCTCCTGCTTGTGTGGGACCGGCGCCCCCGCCGGTCGGGAGTTCGCGGACGATGTGGACCCGGCAGATATCCCGGCCCGCTCTTGAGACATTTCCGCCTGGGACACAACAGTCCGATACAGCGCCAACGGCGCGTAACATACCAGCCTTGGCTGAAGGCCAAGGAAACCGGCCCCCCAAAAATCCTCACCGGGCTGAAGGCCCGGAACATTACGTCGTGCGGCCGTTCAATCCCCAATATGTTTCGGGCCTTCAGCCCTCTTGCCTGTTTTGAATCCCATCACCTGGCCCTTCAGGCCAGGCTGGTATAGTACGCGCCTTCGGCGCTCCGGAGAACCCATGCCGTGCGCCGTTGGCGGGGTTATCTAACCACGGCAAGGAGATGGCGCCCCTGGGAGCGCCGAGCGCCAGCTCGGCATTCTTCTGCCGTCTACCCCGTCGGCGCTCCGGAGAACCCATGCCGCAGGCGTTGGCGCTCCGGAGAACCCATGCCTCCACCGGTCGTTGGAGTGCAGGCTTCCCGCCTATCTGCGTGAGACCGGCGCCCTCGCTCCTCCTCGTGTGGGACCGGCGCCCCCGCCGGTCACGATAGCGCCATAGGGCCGGCCCCATGAGATGAATCAGACGCATCGGTCCAATTCGAGCGGGGGGAACTCTGGCCGGGCGCTGCCGGGCTGGATGTGCTCACCCGGCGGCGTGCTCTCCTGTCCCGATCGTTGGTTTTGGCCGCGCCGCGCTGTGTTATGCTGATGGTAAGGTTGCGGCGGTTGGGATATGGGAGTGTTTGAACGCTGGGGTGGCTCCAGCATGAGGAGCAAATCATGTGTTCATACAAGTCGGCTCTTTCAGCGCTCGGTCGCGCGGCGGTTGTTGTCTGGATAGCGGGGTTTTTGCTGGTCTACGGCGCGGACGCGGCAACGGTGGATTTCTACGGCGCGCCGGATACCGGCGCGGCCCCGCTCGAGGTGCATTTCCACTATTTCGGCGACGATGCGGTCATAAATACCATCACCGCATGGCAATGGGATTTTGGGGATGACACAACCAGTACCGATGACTACACCACCCACGAGTATGCGAGTCCCGGCACGTATACGGTGTCGCTGACAGTTACGTTTGCGGATGGAAAGACGCAGACCCAGACCAAGAAGGAGTGCATCAAGGTCACGTCGGAGCCTGCCTCTCAAAGCGCCATTGAAGAACCGGCGGAACCCGCAGCGCAACCCGTCGAGGAATCACCCGCCGAAACGCCCGCAGAAACGCCCCCCGAAACGCCCGCCATGGAGGAAGACAAGGACAAGAATACGAGTGATGACGCCGTGTTCATCCATCACTCCTGTGGCGAAAACTGGCTGAACAGCGGGCTCCACGAAGCCCTGCTGGCCAAGGACTACATTGATGAACGCAACGATATCACCTACGGCGTCGACGTGGACCCCGATCCCGGGAGACCGGACTCGTTGGGGCCCGTTACCGGCGAGCTGACCGATATGCATCACTGGATTCTGTGGTTCAATGACTATCTGGAATCCGTGCGGACGCACGGCTGCAGGGATGGCGTCAACCGCATCGTCATCTTTAAGAGTTGTTTCCCGAACAGTCACGTGGAAGCAGGCGATCCCGGGCCGGGCGATCCGTTCAGCGACTGGAAGACGCTGGCCAATTACAAGGCGGTGTACCGGCACCCCGGCGGAGCGGGGAAGACCTACGAACACGAGGGTCACGAATACCGGGCGCTGGGAGACCTCTTCGCGCAGCACCCCGACACGCTGTTTGTCGCGGTGACCGCGCCCCCCGAGTGTTGGCAGGAGACCGACGCCCAGATTGCGGCAAACGCCCGCGCGTTCAACAACTGGCTCAAAAAGGAATGGCTGCCCGGCTACCTGAGCGCCACGGGGCTCCACAACGTCGCGGTGTTCGATTGGTTCGAGCTGCTGGCGGCCCCGGCGGACGCGGCTTCGCACCCCAACCAATTGCGCGAGGAATTCGGCGGAGCCGCAGGCGACTCGCACCCCAACGACGCCGCCAATACCAAGTCGACCCGCGTGTTCGCGTCCGGGCCGGACAATTTCCTCGACCGGGCATGGGCGGATTTCCAGGCCGGACGATAGTACCCCGCGCAACAAGGCGGCCGCGGGAGACACAAGCCAGAGGGGGTTTCCTGTTGCATGGCGTGGCGGCATTGGATGGCGTGACAATTGCCTCATGGCTTCCATATCGCCGCGCTGAAGTGCTATGTTCTTTGCGGCAGTTGTCGCCGTATCGGGCAAGGGGCGTGTGCTAACCGCGAAGGTATCTGGGCGCAATGACGATAGCTACCAATGGACGGCCGCACGGGGAAGAGCCCGTGTCTTCGTTTCACCGTTGGTGGCAATGGCTTGCCATGGGGGCCATGGGCGCGGCGGCCATCGTGCTGGGCTATTGGGGGTTCGGGAAACACTTCGCGGACCGGGGCGAAACACGGTCGTTCCTCGACCTGACCTATCTTGTCCTGCAGCTTTTCACGATCGAATCCGGGGCGGTGCCGGCTCCCCCGTGGCAACTCGAGGCGGCCCGCTTTCTCGCTCCAATCGTGCCGGCATGGGCTTTGGTGAAGGCGTTAGCGGCTATCTTCGGCGAGCAGCTGTTGGCTCTGCGCTTGCGCTTTCTGCGCGGCCATGTGGTGATTTGCGGGCTGGGACGCAAGGGGCTTCAATTGGCCAAGGATTTCCGGGCACAAGGCCTTCGCGTGGTCGCTCTGGAGTTGGACCCGTCCAACAGCCGGATTGGCGCATGCAAGGTAGCGGGCGTTTTCGTTCTGATAGGTGATGCGGCGGACCGCGGCACGTTGCGTAAAGCGCGTCCTTGCCGGGCAAAGTACGTGATAGGCGTTGCCGGCGACGACCTGACGAACATCGCGATCGCATCGTTGACCTGTGAGCTTGCGCGAAACAAAGCTTCTCCGTTCGTTTCGCCAGTCCAATGCATTATTCATGTGGTCAGCCTGAAGTTGTGCGCCCTGTTGACGACGCAGGACTTTTTCAGAGAGAAGGACACGCCGGTCGACGTGACCGTGTTCAATATCTATGAGAACACGGCGCGCCTGATGTCTCTGGAGTATCCTCTGGACCGTGGGCTCATTCGCGCGGGAGATCCTCGCGAAGTGCACCTCGTGGTCGTCGGCTTTGGCCTTATGGGACAGAGCCTCACCCTGCAAACAGCCAAGGAGGCCCACTTCGCCAACGGCAAGAAGCCCCGGGTGACCGTGATCGACCGGCGGGCCGATCCCAAGAGGAGAATATTCTACGGTCGATACCCTCAATTCGATAAAGCGTGCCGGCTCTCTTTTGTCAGCGAAGATGCGGAAAGCCTGGACGTCCTGGAGAGGATCAAGGCGTGGGCTTCCGACAAGAACGCGCTCACGGCGGTTGTCATCAGCCTCGATGACGACTCCCGCGCTACACTGCTGGCGTTGAGCATTCTGCACCATCTCGCTGACGTCAGAGTTCCCATTTTCATCCGGACTGCCGAGGAGTTAGGGTTGGCGAATGTTCTCAACCAGGAGATTTACCATCCCGAGTCCCTGGAGAACCTGCACTCCTTTGGCGTCATCAGGCGTTGTTGCACTGCGCAGGTTCTGCTCCACGAGGACCTCGATCGGCTGGCCCGCGCAACCCATGAACGCTACCGCGCGTACGTGGCGGCGAATGCCGCGCCGGGCAAAACCAGCACCAAGGAACCGGTCCCCACGTGGGATGACCTCGACCCGCAATTACAGGATTCCAACCGCCAGCAAGCCGACCATATCCCGGTCAAGCTTCGCGCGGTCGGCTGCATCAGCGCACCGCGGGAACACGCGGGGACGCCTGTCGAGGAATTCGAGGAGCAGGAAGTCGAAATTCTGGCGCACATGGAGCATTCCCGATGGAACGCGGAGCGTTTTCTTGCTGGTTGGACGCTCGGACCCAAGTCGGTGAGCAAGAAGACCAGCCCCTATCTCGTCCCATGGGAAGAGCTTCCTGAGAACATCAAAGAGTACGACCGCTGCACGGTGCGAGAAATTCCCCAGCTTCTCGAGCTGATCGGCGAGAAGGTTGTTCGAATCCAGACATTGAGCCCGGCGGACAGCGCGGCAACCAACGAGGACGCCGGGAGGTAACAGGCCCGGTGCGAGGAGGATTATGAGCCCCGTGCAGCAGATCGAGCTCGAGGAAGACTTGCTGGAACGGCTTGCGGCGGCAGCCCATGATGCTTACTGCGAAGGCAAGCTGCGCGACGGGTGGAAATGTGGGCCCGTGCGCGACGATGAGCGCGAGATTCATCCCCTCCTGGTGCCTTACCATGAATTGGCCGAAACCTACAAACAGGCAAACCGGGTGACCGTCCGGAACATCCCCAGGAAACTGGCAGCGGCCGGTTACGTGATGCTGCCTTCGCGCAGCAATGAGACGCCGTTGACCTTCCCCGGGGAAGATTTGGAGGAACTGGCGGAACTGGAGCACCAATTATGGATGGAGGAAAGGCTCGCGAACGGCTACACTCTGGGAGAACCAACGAAGGAAGACCCGATGCGGAACCCCTACCTCGTGCCATGGGAACAGGTGCCCGACGAGATCCGCCAGATAGACCGTGACCTCATACGCGGCATTCCAGGCATCCTGGCCCGGGCCGGATATGCCATCGTAAAGGTCGAACGCCCCAGCCCCGGCAATGCAAGATAACCTCCGGCACAAAACCACCGGCCGCCAGGATGGTGTCCACGACGCCCTCCGTGTGGGGATCACGGGCCACCGCATTCTTGCCGACTTCGACAAGCTGCACGCCGGCCTCGAGAAAGCTCTGGACACGATTCAGCAGGCGTTCCCCGACAGACGCATCGTAGTGCTGTCATCGCTCGCCGAAGGAGCAGACCGGCTGGCCGCCCAACACGCGTTGCTGAGGTCCGGCGCCGGCCTGATCGTGCCCCTTCCACTTTCGGTTAAAGAGTACTTGAGAGATTTCGACTCCGAGTGTTCCAAAGTGGAGTTCCTCGGCCTGCTCAAACGGGCGGATTCCGTCGTCGAGTTGCCGCCCGCAAAAACGCGCAACGGAGCGTACGCTGCCGCCGGCCATTATGTCGCCGACAACTGCGACGTGTTGCTGGCGCTCTGGGACGGCCGCGAATCCCAGGGACATGGCGGGACCGCGGAGGTGGTTGCGCGTGTGCGCACACACAACAGGCCCGTCGTGATCGTCCGCGCAGGCAACCGCAAACCCGGGACGCACGAACCGACAACTCTCGGACCCGACCAGGGACGAGTGATAGCGGAGAGGATGGGCCCGGCTCGGTAGCCTTTCAACTGAGCCACGGGTTCACGCATTCCTCGAGAAGGGTGAGGCCCGGTCCATTCCATTTCCACAGGTGACCGCCTCCCCGTCCGGCGGGCAGCACGATGAGAGAACTGGTTTGACCATCTTTCAAGGCTCCTGGGGCCCTGACGCTTCAGCGGCCGGGGTCTCTCGGACCGCGCGGAACGCGTGGGAGCCCATTCCGAGACGTTTCGGGCGTTTTCCGACGTATCCGTTGGCAGCCACGAACCGTGCGAACTCGGCATCCACTTCGTCGGCAGTCCAGAAGTAGATGATCCGGGAGGTTGGAATCCACAGGGGCGACTCTTTGTCCGGGCGAATGCGGTATGTGGCGCGCTGTGCGGCGGGATCCCATGTACCGCCGGCGTTGA of the Candidatus Hydrogenedentota bacterium genome contains:
- a CDS encoding RyR domain-containing protein encodes the protein MSPVQQIELEEDLLERLAAAAHDAYCEGKLRDGWKCGPVRDDEREIHPLLVPYHELAETYKQANRVTVRNIPRKLAAAGYVMLPSRSNETPLTFPGEDLEELAELEHQLWMEERLANGYTLGEPTKEDPMRNPYLVPWEQVPDEIRQIDRDLIRGIPGILARAGYAIVKVERPSPGNAR
- a CDS encoding PKD domain-containing protein, whose amino-acid sequence is MCSYKSALSALGRAAVVVWIAGFLLVYGADAATVDFYGAPDTGAAPLEVHFHYFGDDAVINTITAWQWDFGDDTTSTDDYTTHEYASPGTYTVSLTVTFADGKTQTQTKKECIKVTSEPASQSAIEEPAEPAAQPVEESPAETPAETPPETPAMEEDKDKNTSDDAVFIHHSCGENWLNSGLHEALLAKDYIDERNDITYGVDVDPDPGRPDSLGPVTGELTDMHHWILWFNDYLESVRTHGCRDGVNRIVIFKSCFPNSHVEAGDPGPGDPFSDWKTLANYKAVYRHPGGAGKTYEHEGHEYRALGDLFAQHPDTLFVAVTAPPECWQETDAQIAANARAFNNWLKKEWLPGYLSATGLHNVAVFDWFELLAAPADAASHPNQLREEFGGAAGDSHPNDAANTKSTRVFASGPDNFLDRAWADFQAGR
- a CDS encoding NAD-binding protein, which gives rise to MTIATNGRPHGEEPVSSFHRWWQWLAMGAMGAAAIVLGYWGFGKHFADRGETRSFLDLTYLVLQLFTIESGAVPAPPWQLEAARFLAPIVPAWALVKALAAIFGEQLLALRLRFLRGHVVICGLGRKGLQLAKDFRAQGLRVVALELDPSNSRIGACKVAGVFVLIGDAADRGTLRKARPCRAKYVIGVAGDDLTNIAIASLTCELARNKASPFVSPVQCIIHVVSLKLCALLTTQDFFREKDTPVDVTVFNIYENTARLMSLEYPLDRGLIRAGDPREVHLVVVGFGLMGQSLTLQTAKEAHFANGKKPRVTVIDRRADPKRRIFYGRYPQFDKACRLSFVSEDAESLDVLERIKAWASDKNALTAVVISLDDDSRATLLALSILHHLADVRVPIFIRTAEELGLANVLNQEIYHPESLENLHSFGVIRRCCTAQVLLHEDLDRLARATHERYRAYVAANAAPGKTSTKEPVPTWDDLDPQLQDSNRQQADHIPVKLRAVGCISAPREHAGTPVEEFEEQEVEILAHMEHSRWNAERFLAGWTLGPKSVSKKTSPYLVPWEELPENIKEYDRCTVREIPQLLELIGEKVVRIQTLSPADSAATNEDAGR